One segment of Carya illinoinensis cultivar Pawnee chromosome 13, C.illinoinensisPawnee_v1, whole genome shotgun sequence DNA contains the following:
- the LOC122290963 gene encoding zinc finger BED domain-containing protein RICESLEEPER 2-like, translating to MLCLDVPTQWNSTYIMLAVAQKYERVFQRMEVEDGGLRYALMESTGGRRELGAPDAVDWDRVKSFIDFLKLFYDTTMRISGFKYCTANLYFNKLSRIHDHLQQNYVNKKAEEFIREPRKDIDDLYGHYNNNSHPTPASGSRSSSHSTSSTSSGDYTASAAALSSPLVQRYHQRCASRNIMQCRSEVEHYLMEDVEAPSDAFQLLTWWKHLTLDAYRSSLSASTVEALICIQKWLCEMPIRVDIIDPENYRLESDLLVNPSIVADE from the exons ATGTTGTGCTTGGACGTTCCGACTCAATGGAACTCCACATATATAATGTTGGCGGTGGCGCAGAAGTACGAAAGGGTGTTCCAGCGAATGGAGGTCGAGGATGGGGGTCTAAGGTATGCTTTGATGGAGTCTACTGGGGGGAGAAGGGAACTCGGTGCGCCGGATGCAGTTGATTGGGATCGTGTGAAGTCTTTCATTGattttttgaagttattttatGATACAACTATGAGGATATCTGGATTCAAATATTGTACTGCGAACTTGTACTTCAACAAGCTTTCAAGGATTCATGATCACTTGCAACAGAATTATGTTAATA AGAAGGCTGAAGAGTTTATTAGAGAGCCGAGAAAGGATATTGATGACTTATATGGCCACTACAACAATAATAGTCATCCTACTCCAGCAAGTGGTAGCCGTAGCTCCTCACACTCGACCAGTTCGACATCTTCTGGTGATTACACTGCTTCTGCTGCAGCTCTTTCATCACCATTGGTGCAGCGATATCATCAAAGGTGTGCAtcgaggaatattatgcagtgtagATCTGAGGTTGAACATTATTTGATGGAAGATGTCGAGGCACCTAGTGATGCATTTCagttattaacttggtggaag CATTTAACACTGGATGCTTATCGGAGTTCATTATCAGCTtcaactgtggaggccctcATTTGTATACAGAAGTGGCTATGTGAAATGCCCATTAGAGTAGATATCATTGATCCCGAGAACTATAGGCTTGAATCAG aCCTACTCGTGAACCCTAGCATAGTTGCAGATGAGTGA
- the LOC122292337 gene encoding elongation factor 1-alpha-like produces the protein MGKEKFHINIVVIGHVDSGKSTTTGHLIYKLGGIDKRVIERFEKEAAEMNKRSFKYAWVLDKLKAERERGITIDIALWKFETTKYYCTVIDAPGHRDFIKNMITGTSQADCAVLIIDSTTGGFEAGISKDGQTREHALLAFTLGVKQMICCCNKMDATTPKYSKARYDEIVKEVSSYLKKVGYNPDKIPFVPISGFEGDNMIERSTNLDWYKGPTLLEALDLIQEPKRPSDKPLRLPLQDVYKIGGIGTVPVGRVETGIIKPGMVVTFGPTGLTTEVKSVEMHHEALQEALPGDNVGFNVKNVAVKDLKRGFVASNSKDDPAKEAANFTSQVIIMNHPGQIGNGYAPVLDCHTSHIAVKFAELLTKIDRRSGKELEKEPKFLKNGDAGMVKMIPTKPMVVETFSEYPPLGRFAVRDMRQTVAVGVIKSVEKKDPSGAKVTKSAAKKK, from the exons ATGGGTAAGGAAAAGTTTCACATCAACATCGTGGTCATTGGCCATGTCGACTCGGGAAAGTCGACCACCACTGGACACTTGATCTATAAGCTTGGTGGTATTGACAAGCGTGTCATCGAGAGGTTCGAGAAGGAGGCAGCTGAGATGAACAAGAGGTCATTCAAGTATGCCTGGGTGTTGGACAAGCTTAAGGCTGAACGTGAACGTGGTATCACCATTGACATTGCCTTGTGGAAATTCGAGACTACCAAGTACTACTGCACTGTCATTGATGCCCCTGGACATCGTGACTTTATCAAGAACATGATCACCGGTACCTCACAGGCTGACTGTGCTGTCCTCATTATTGACTCCACCACTGGTGGTTTTGAAGCTGGTATTTCCAAGGATGGTCAGACCCGTGAGCATGCCTTGCTGGCCTTTACCCTTGGTGTCAAGCAGATGATTTGCTGCTGTAACAAA ATGGATGCCACAACCCCAAAATACTCTAAGGCAAGGTACGATGAAATCGTTAAGGAAGTCTCGTCCTATTTAAAGAAGGTTGGATACAACCCTGACAAGATCCCCTTTGTCCCAATCTCTGGTTTTGAGGGTGACAACATGATTGAGAGGTCAACCAACCTTGACTGGTACAAGGGCCCTACCCTCCTTGAGGCTCTCGACTTGATCCAGGAGCCCAAGAGGCCCTCGGACAAGCCCCTCCGTCTGCCACTCCAGGATGTTTACAAGATTGGTGGCATTGGAACCGTCCCAGTTGGACGTGTGGAGACTGGTATCATCAAGCCTGGTATGGTGGTGACCTTTGGACCAACCGGACTGACAACTGAAGTTAAGTCTGTTGAGATGCACCATGAAGCTCTCCAGGAGGCCCTTCCTGGTGACAATGTTGGCTTCAATGTGAAGAATGTTGCTGTGAAGGATCTGAAGCGTGGTTTTGTTGCTTCCAACTCCAAGGATGATCCTGCCAAGGAGGCAGCTAACTTCACCTCCCAGGTCATCATCATGAACCACCCTGGTCAGATCGGCAATGGTTATGCTCCAGTGCTTGACTGCCACACTTCCCACATTGCAGTTAAGTTTGCAGAACTCTTGACCAAGATTGACAGGCGATCTGGTAAGGAGCTGGAGAAGGAGCCCAAGTTTTTGAAGAACGGTGATGCAGGGATGGTGAAGATGATTCCCACCAAGCCAATGGTTGTTGAGACTTTCTCAGAGTATCCACCTCTTGGTCGTTTTGCCGTTAGGGACATGCGCCAGACCGTTGCTGTTGGTGTCATCAAGAGTGTTGAGAAGAAGGATCCAAGTGGTGCTAAGGTCACCAAGTCTGCTGCTAAGAAGAAGTGA